CTAACATTCAACTGAGCTATCCAATTGTGTCACTAGAGTTGACACTAGATCTCCGTTACCAAGACATTGTTTTCAAGGTTTAACCAGTTGCCTTTACTAGAGTTGTATAGTGCATCACCAGATTGCTCACTGGAGTTCTAACACTATTTAAGGTCTAGTTTTGGAGCCGTTGGATTATAGTCATTGGAGCTCTCCAGTATAGCACTTAGGTGCTCACAAGAGCTCAAGAGGGTAACAATTGGTTCTTTGAGTGGGGCCATAAATAGGTCTTATGGTAGGGCTTGGCCGCTCTCTTGCACCTCATAGGTTGATGCCCACACCCTTGAGAGCTTGGCAAACACATTCCACTCACTTTAATTGCATTTGATCACATTTGGGTGAGATTAGAGAGGCTCTAGTGCATTTACATCATCGATTTGCATCTCATGgtactgtcacacccaattttaaggacaaaatggAGTGCAatcatgaatagtatcatcacaaatgtttattacatcatgaataagacaaagttatcacataaatatagtggaaataataaaagatctctcatggaagctccatttcatagggacgtcaattggttgaccacaagtctagaagtcctcaggaaaatcatcatacccatagtcatctgttacccatagggacatcgactggttgaccacaagtctagaagtCCTCAATGTAACGATCAGgcggcatacctggcaaatcatcaaggaacacatctggaaactcatcaaccactgggtcctccttgttgccgctatcatcaagctAGTTCACTGTAGCTGTCGGCTGTGCTTGTAtaacaacatcaacactgatcCTTTCCCCATTCGGTgcagtcacaacaactaccttctccttatactgaatcactgcttgttgttgcttcatctagtccatacccagaatcgcatcaataccagatgctctcaacacaatggggctcactttgaattCTACCCCCCTTGAGAATAGACTAGTCAGAAGAcaacgatatgaagcttgcatactcccacctggtgagtttactaatatgggatttggcatggcacataatggtatgctatggtttctaacaaatgcttgtgatatgaatgaatgtgaagctctagaattGAAAAGAACAGTAGCAGAGGTGgagttgacattgaacgtacCGAGAATGACTTCTGGTTCTGCAAGTGCCATCTcagtagacacatggttcacctttcctgtgTTGGGTGCTAGCTTCTGATAGCTGTTCTGCCTTTGGGGGGTTTGTTGGTTGGGCTTCTCAGGGCAATTATAAGACATGTGACCTTCTTTACCACAACGGAAGCACTTGCTaggagtgctaggggcactagtcttcataggaatgttgttgggtgttccctgtcgtggtgtctgctgaccactctaCTGCTGAGGATGTTGATTAGCACTCTGCTGCTGGTTCTAGTTGCACTGGGGGTACTGGCCATGATTCCACTAATTGGGTGGTCCCTAAAACCTCTGCTGGAAGCCCTACTGAGGATTGGTGCGTGGACGGGTATTACTTCCAGAGGCCagtccttgaagcctcctcttcttggcctccatctccttgtgcttgttgtcaataacaatagcatgATTCACCAGTGTCTgaaaattggggtatgtattggacataagctggagttgtagaccatcatacaaaccctTGAGAAAATGACGTTGCTTATCGGCATCATCAGCAACCTCGtttggagcataacgtgacaactgagcaaacttgtcatggtACTCAGCGACGAACATGGATCCTTGCTTCAGAGCTCTAaactcctcctgcttgagctctatcagtccctctggtatgtggtaggatctgaaattctctctgaactcctgccaggtgacaGGAAGGGCATTGGCAGGAcatccatactcgaatgactcccaccagtcttgagcttctccctggagctgccctaaagcatacaacaccttctgttgATCATCACATTGTGCTATGTTGAGCTGCTTCTCCACTGCacaaagccaatcatctgcttccagtggatcagtggcatgagagaacaccgggggacagcccttcaagaattcaccacgcttatctcgcggtgctccaccaacctgttggttctgctgattctgcaccaacgttTGCATGATTTGTGTCTATACTGCCAAGAGTTGTTCAatagttggtggtggtggtggtggtcgatgtgggggaacacctccacgactTTGGCCTCTTTCTCTTCCAGACATCTACttatcaaatattcaaaatttagagattccaatgttagaatacattctgaaaattttctggatgaGTCTCAACATTAGCAGctcggtaaaacagtcatatctcgagttccagaaaT
Above is a genomic segment from Miscanthus floridulus cultivar M001 chromosome 3, ASM1932011v1, whole genome shotgun sequence containing:
- the LOC136544128 gene encoding uncharacterized protein, with amino-acid sequence MQTLVQNQQNQQVGGAPRDKRGEFLKGCPPVFSHATDPLEADDWLCAVEKQLNIAQCDDQQKVLYALGQLQGEAQDWWESFEYGCPANALPVTWQEFRENFRSYHIPEGLIELKQEEFRALKQGSMFVAEYHDKFAQLSRYAPNEVADDADKQRHFLKGLYDGLQLQLMSNTYPNFQTLVNHAIVIDNKHKEMEAKKRRLQGLASGSNTRPRTNPQ